The sequence GGCTCCCGATGAGCCTCCCCGCGCAGCCGGGCGCCCAGCCCGGCACCTATCTGTCCGCTCCGCTCGGCCGAGCCAGCGGAGTCTCGGCTATCGACCCGACACCGGCGTTCTCCTTCGGCCACGGGCTCAGCTACGCCACGTTCGACTGGGACGAGGCGGTGCTGACCAGTGGCCCGGAGTGGGACGTCGCCGGCACCGCGACCGTCGAGGTCACGGTGCGCAACACCGGGCGCCGGGCGGGCACCGAGGTGGTGCAGCTCTACCTGCACGACTGCGCCGCCCAGGTGACCCGGCCGGAGGCAGCGCTGATCGGGTTCGCCCGGGTGCCGCTGGCCGCCGGCTCGTCGGCCACGGTGCACTTTGACATTCCCGCCGACGTCACCTCGTTCACCGGCCGCGATCTGCGCCGCATCGTCGAACCCGGACCGGTCGAGCTCCGCCTCGCCCGGTCGGCGGCCGATACCGCCAGCACGGTGCAGGCCAGGCTGGTCGGCGCCGTGCGCGAGGTGGGGCAGGAGCGGGAGATGTTCAGCGCCGTCACCATCCAGGACCCGCGATGCCAGGCAGGGGGATGACGGCCGGATCGGCTACCTGCTCAACCACAGCGGCGCGGAGCTGCCGGTGACGCTGCACGCCTCCGGGACCGATCTGCGTTCCGGCGACCGGGTGGCAGGCGGCGAGCAGGTCACCCTCGCCACTGCGGAGGTGTTTGGTCTGGGTACTCGATCCGTCTGCGCCGCCTAGGTGATCGAAAGATTGCGCAAATTTACTGGGACGGATTGTCGGCACCCTCGGCGAGAAATACGCGCCATGACAGCAACTTCCCCTGTGCCAGGTGTTCAAGCCTTGGCTTCCGCCGGACAATCTGACTAGTATCGTCTGATAATGGTTGCGAAAGAGTTTCGAGAATCGCGCGATGCTCTGGCGGAGGGGTCCGTCGATCGTCGCCGGCCGACGCTGGGTGATGTGGCGCAGCGCGCCGACGTCTCTGCTCCCACAGTCTCGAAGGTGCTCAACGGGCACACCGACGTGTCTGCGGCTACCCGGAAGCGGGTGCAGCAGGTGATCGACGAGCTCGGCTATGTTCGGCGTCAGGCACGAGGCGCACCGGGGACGTCGGGCGTCGAAGTCATGGTCGATCGGATCGTGACACCGTATGCCGCCGAGATCCTTGGCGGAGTGACCTACGCCGCCGAGAACGTCGAAGCAGATGTGATCGTCGGCCGGTTCCACCGCTCGGGACCCGACCAGACGCCACTCCCACCGCAGGCATGGGCGCGACGACTGGCCAGCCGCGGGCGGTCGGGGGCGATCGTGCTGACCGCGCACCTGAGCCCGAGCTATGTGCGAGAGCTTCATCAGGAGCACCTACCGGTAGTTGTGGTCGACCCGCTCGACCTGACCAATCCGGAGGTGCCGAGCGTGGGCTCGACGAACTGGGCCGGCGCCTTCGCCGCCGCCGAGCACCTCCTCGGCCTGGGGCATCGCCGGATCGGTGCTATCGGCGGACGCCAGGACTCGATCGCTGCGAATGCGCGGATCTCGGGCTACCGGGCGGCACTGGGCGCAGCCGGGATCGCTGCGGCGGACGAGCAGGTGGAGTTCGCGGGCTTCGACTTCGACTCCGGCCAGGACGTCGCTCGAGGCTGGCTGGAGCGGCAGGAGCGGCCGACGGCGATCGTCGCGGCCAGCGATACCCAGGCGCTCGGCGTGCTCTCCGCGGCGGCGCAGCAGGGGCTTCGGGTGCCTGAGGATCTCAGCGTCGTGGGCTATGACGACACCCATGTGGCCCGCTGGTCCGTCCCGGCCCTGACCACTGTGCGTCAGCCGTTGCACGAGATGGGCCGAGTCGCGCTGCAGATGGTGCTCGATCTCGCCCAGGGTCTTCCGATCAGTGCCAGGCACATCGAGCTCGCCACCGAGCTCATCGTCCGTGACTCGACCACAGCAGCACAGAGCCAGGAGTAGAAGGAGGATCGATGAACGCTCGCCATCCGGCCCCCGAGACAACGCCGATCTGGGCCGATGCAGGCCGTAGCGTCCACGATCGCGTCGAGGGGTTGCTCGCCGAGCTCACCGTGGCCGAGAAGCTCGCCCAGCTCGGTAGCTATTGGGACGATCGACGCAGCACCGGTGAAATCATCGCACCCTTACAAGACGTCTTTCAGCAGGGACGCCCGTCCTTCGACGAGGCGGTCCAGGACGGTATCGGCCACCTCACCCGGGTGTTCGGCACGCGGCCCACGACGGCGGCCGGCGGCGTGCGGGCGCTGAACGCAGCGCAGCACACGGTGCGTTCCAGAAGCAGGTGGGGCATCCCCGCGATCGCCCATGAAGAGTGCCTCACCGGTTTCACCACGCTCGGCGCTACGGTCTATCCCTCGCCGCTGGCCTGGGGCGCGACCTTCGATCCGGAGGTGATCGAACTGGTAGGGGCAGCTATCGGTGCCGATATGCGTTCGGTCGGCGTGCATCAGGGCCTGGCGCCTGTTCTGGACGTCGCCCGGGACTATCGGTGGGGCCGGTTGGAGGAGACCATCGGTGAGGACCCCTACCTGGTGGGAATGATCGGCACCGCGTATGTTCGCGGGATGGAGTCGGCCGGTGTGGTCGCCACGCTGAAGCACTTCGCCGGCTACGCCGGTTCCCGGGGCGGACGAAACCACGCTCCGGTAGCCATCGGGCCGCGAGAGCTCGCCGACGTCGTCCTGCCTCCCTTCGAGATGGCGATCCGGTTGGGTGGCGCACGTTCGGTGATGAACTCGTACTCGGAGATCGACGGGATGCCCGTGGCGGCCGATGCCGAGCTGCTCACCCGGGTCCTCCGTGAGGAGTGGGGCTTCGAGGGGACGGTCGTCTCCGACTACTGGTCCGTACCATTCCTGAAGTCCAAGCACGGAGTGGCCGCCACAGTGGCGGAGGCGGGCGTGGTCGCGCTCCGGGCCGGGCTGGACGTCGAGCTGCCGGACACGAGCGGTTTCGGGCTCCTCGGGCCCCTCGTCGAGGACGGCAGGTTGGACGAAGCCCTGGTCGACCGCGCTGTGCGGCGAGTGCTGCGGCAGAAGGTCGAGCTCGGCCTCCTCGACCCGCAGCAGGAGGCGCCTGGCACGGCCGACGTCGACCTCGACAGCGACACCAACCGCAGCTTGGCGCGGCAGGTGGCCGAGGAGTCGATCGTCCTGCTGGAGAACCGCCAGGACCTGCTTCCGCTCGCAGACCAGCCTCGGCGGATCGCCGTCATCGGTCCGTGCGCGGACGACCCGCGCGCGTTCCTGGGCTGCTACTCCTATCCGATCCACGTCCTGGCGCGCCATCCCGAGTATGGTCTCGGCCTCGAGGTGGACTCGTTGCCCGAAGCGCTCGCCAGCGAGCTCCCCGCTGCCGAGATCGTCACCGCTCCTGGGTGCCCGCTCGCTGAGCCCGACCGCACCGGCATCGCCGATGCCGTCTCGCTCGCGAGCTCGGCCGACGTCGTCATCGCGGTGGTCGGGGACCGCGCGGGGATGTTCGGACGCGGAACCTCTGGTGAGGGCTCCGATGCCGTGGACCTCAACCTCCCCGGAGTCCAGGGAGAGCTGCTCGACGCGCTGCTCGATGCCGGAACCCCGGTGGTCATCCTCAGCCTCTCCGGGCGACCGTATGCGCTTGGCCGGTACCGCGACCGCGCCGGCGCCCTCGTCCAGGCGTTCATGCCTGGTGTCGAAGCAGCCGGTGCCTTGGCCCGCATGCTCTCCGGCCGCATCGATGCCGGCGGACGACTGCCGGTGGAGATCCCCGCGTCGACCGGCGGTGCACCGCACACCTACCTCGGCCCGGCGCTGCAGCACGACGGCGACCGCATCTCGAACGTGCGGGTCGCGCCCGCATTCCCGTTCGGTCACGGCCTGTCCTACGGCAGCACCCACTGGGAACCACTGGTCGTCGAAGACCGGGAGATCCCCATGGACGGCACGGTGCGCGCCTCGGTGACCGTGCGCAACACCGGGGACCGACTGGCCTGCGACGTCGTCCAGCTGTACGCCCACGACCCGGTAGCGAGCGTGACCCGGCCGGTCCGCGAGCTGGTGGGCTTCCAACGGTTGCGGCTGGACCCCGGGGCGAGCAAGACAGTGACGTTCGCCGTGCATACCGACAGGTTGTCTTTCACCCGCGGCCGGGCGGAGCGGGTGGTGGAGCCGGGGGCTGTGGAATTCTTCGCGGCGCGGTCGTCGCTGGAGGTGGTCTCGTCCGAAGTGGTCGAACTAGTGGGTCCAACTCGATGCGTGGCCCCTGGCCAGCGCGTCCTGACGACGGAGGTTGAGATTGTCTGAACAGTTCACTGCCCGGTCGTGGCCGATCGCGGCCAGTACGCTGCCCTTTGCCGGAGTCACCCGTGCGGGCCGGCTCCAGCACGAGGCTGATGCTGGTGAGTGGGCGGCAGTCTTCGATGAGGTGGCTGCGGCGGGGTTTGATCATGTCGATCTGACCGATAGCTGGCTGCGGGTGGGGGATGTGGCCGCCGAGCGGTATGGCGAGCTTGCGGCGGCGGCTGCTGAGGCGGGTGTGGCGTTCGGCTCGGTCTCGGTGATCCGGCAGAGCGTGATCCACGCCGAACGTGGTGCGGAGAACCTTGCCTACAGTCATCGCACGATCGAGGCGGCTGCTGCACTGGGGATCGAGACGGTCTCGGTGGGGTTGCATCAGGAGCTGAGTCCTGCCCAGCGTGAGGCGTTGTGGTTCTGGACCCAGCCGGGTCATCAGGACCGCCCGGAGGACTGGGACCTGGCAGTGGCGCGGTTGCGTGAGCTCGGCGATCATGCCGCACAGGTCGGGGTGCTGTTGTCGTTGGAGATGTACGAGGACACGTTCCTGGGAACGGGTGAGTCGGCAGTGCGCCTGGTTGAGGACATCGGTTCGGAGGTGGTGGGGCTGAATCCGGATATCGGGAACCTGGTCCGGTTGCACCGGCCGGTGGAGACGTGGCGCAGTCTGCTCGAGGCGACGCTGCCGTACACGAACTACTGGCATGTGAAGAACTACTCCCGCACCGAGGATCCCGATCGGGGTCTCTATGTGGCGCTGCCGGCGACGATGGAGAGCGGGCTGATCGACTACCGGACCGGTCTCAAGCTCGCGGTGGAGTATGGCTTCCAGGGCGTGATCTGCACGGAGCACTACGGCGGTGACGGGCTGAGCGTGTCTGCGGCCAACCGCGACTACCTGCGCCGGCATGCGCTGCCCAAGCGCGGCGACTATGAGCTGGGGCGCAGCCGGGTGCGCCAGATCAACCGGTCTGGGGCAGCGTCATGACGAGGCTGCACAACGATCCCGATGAGTTCGTAGCGCAAGCGTTGGAGGGTTTCCTGGCCGTGCACAGCGGCGCGGTGCGCGGGGTCGACGGCGGTGTGGTCCGGGCTCAGGAGATGTCCGAGGGGCAGGTCGCTGTGGTGATCGGGGGCGGGTCGGGGCACTATCCGGCATTCGCCGGCGTGGTCGGGCCGGGCCTGGCGGCGGGGGCGGTCTGCGGCAACATCTTCACCTCGCCCTCGGCGGGGCAGGCCTACCGGGTGGCCACGGCGGCCGAGGCGGGTGGGGGAGTGCTGTTCTCCTATGGCAACTATGCCGGTGACGTGATCCACTTCGGCAAGGCCGAGCAGCAGCTGCGGGCGGAGGGGATCGATACCCGCACGGTGCTGGTCACCGACGATATCGCCAGCGCACCGGCGCAGAATCACCTGGAGCGGCGGGGGATAGCCGGGGATCTGGTGGTGTTCAAGATCGCTGGTGCCGCTGCCGAGCGTGGCGATGGTCTGGATGAGGTCGAACGTCTCGCGCGGCTGGCCAACGAGCGCACCCGCAGCCTGGGGGTCGCGTTCGCCGGGTGCACGTTCCCGGGCGCGGACGAACCGCTGTTCACCGTCCCGGAGGGAATGATCTCCATCGGGCTGGGCATCCATGGTGAGCCCGGTATCCGTGATGTGCCGGCGATGGGCGCTGACGAGCTGGCCGCCACACTGACCGCGGAGCTGCTCGCGGACGTACCGGCCGATCGCGGTGATCGGGCGGTCGTACTGGTCAACGGGCTGGGTACGGTGAAGTACGAAGAGCTGTTCGTGCTCTACCGCGGGGTGGCCCGCGAGCTGGAACGAGCCGGGGTGAGCATCGTCGAACCTGAGTGTGGGGAGCTGGTCACGAGCCTGGATATGGCCGGGGTCTCGGTGACGCTGCTCTGGCTCACCGAGGAGCTCGAAGAACTGTGGAGTGCACCGGCACACACGCCGGCCTTCCGGAAAGGAACCCTGACCGGCACCGGCACCGGCACCGGCACCGGAGTGGGCATGGGCACCGGCACGGGAGTGGGCATGGGCACCGGAGCGGGCAGGGGCCGGGCCCAGCACCACCGCGCCCGCGCCTCGGCGGCGCCCCGGCCGGTAGCGGTGCCCGCGGCCTCGGCCCGCTCGCTGGAGCAGGCTCGGGCCGCGATCACGTGGCTGAGCACAGCGCAGACCACGCTGCACGAGCACGCCGAAGAACTGGGCCGCCTGGATGCCGTGGCCGGTGACGGTGACCACGGGGTCGGCATGACCCGGGGGATCGACGCCGCCCTGGCGGCCGCATCCGTAGCCGCAGGGGACGGGCTGCGTGCGCTGCTGGCTGCGGCCGGGGAGGCCTGGAGCGAGACCGCCGGGGGTACCTCCGGTGCTCTCTGGGGCGCCGCACTGCAGGCCCTCGGTCCGGTCCTGGACGACGTCGACCTCGTCAGCCAGCCGCGCACGTGGGGCACCGCGGCCCGCGCAGCCCTGGAGACCATTCAGCAGCTCGGCAAGGCTCAGCCGGGCGATAAGACCATGGTCGACGCACTCGACCCGTTCGTTCGCACGCTCGAAGAACGCCTCGGTGCGGGCGAGGCGCCGGTCACCGCGCTGAGCGCCGCGGCCGATGCCGCCACCAGCGCGGCCGAGCAGACCGCACGACTACGACCAGCCCTCGGGCGTGCCCGCCCGCTGGCCCAGAAGAGCCTGGGACACCCCGATCCCGGGGCGACCTCGCTCGCCCTGGTGACCTCCGCCGTCGCCAGCTCACTGGCAGGACCACAGCAGAGGCGACCTGACCTGACCTGACCAGACCGGCCAACACACCCAGCACACCCAGCCCCCGCCTCAGCTACTCGGTCGAACGCTCGGACACGATCGCAGCCATCACCGCCCACGAAGAGGAACAGACACGATGACCACACCCACGATCGCCATCGTCGGCTCCGGGTACATGGGCGGAGGCATCGCCCAGATCTTCGCCCTGGCCGGCCATCAGGTCCGCATCGCCGACGTCGACGCCGCCACCGCGCAGTCCAACTATCAGCGCATCCTCACCGAAAGTCGCGAATTCGTCGATGGCGGTCTGCTCGCGCCGGGCGCAACCGAGACGATCCAGACCAACCTGTCCGCGGCGAACACCATCGAGGAGGCGGTCGAGGGCGCCGACTTCGTCGAAGAGGCAGTTCCCGAGATCATCGAGATCAAGCACACGATCCTCGGCCGGATCTCCGCTGCGAACTCCAGCGCCACGATCGGGAGCAACACCTCGACGATCTCCATCGAGGCACTCGCCGGCGGGGTGAACGGCCCGGAGCGATTCCTCGGCGTGCACTTCTCCAACCCGGCTCCGTTCATCCCCGGCGTCGAGGTGATCCCGCACCCGGGGACCGACCAGGCGCGCATTCCCGGCGTCGAACACCTCCTGCTCGGCATCGACAAGATTCCCGCTCGGGTGAAGGACAGCACCGGGTTCGTGCTGAACCGCCTGCAGTATGCGCTGTTTCACGAAGCCACCCAGCTGGTCGAGGAGGGGGTGGCGACCACGGAGGACGTCGATGCGATCGTGCGGACCACGTTCGGCTTCCGACTGCCGTTCTTCGGCCCGTTCGCGATCGCCGACATGGCTGGTCTCGACGTGTACGACTTCTGCTACCGATCCCTGCAGACACGCTTCCCGGAGCGCTTCGCCACTCCTGAGTCCCTGACCGAACTGACGGAGGCGGGCAAGCTCGGGACGAAGACCGGGGGAGGCTACCGGGACGTCGACCCGGACCGGATCGCCGACCTGGTGGCCTACCGCAACCGCGCCTACGCACGGATGAAGGAGGTTCTGGCCGAGCTCGGCCCGTCGCCGTTCGAGTGACCTGGCTGCTGGGCCGCGTCCAGCTGCGGGAAGCCACGCCCGGGCATCGACCTGACCATCACATCTTTGCTTACAAGCACTCATGTTAGACTGTCTAACAATTCGTGCGACGAAAGTGAGCAGATGTGACAACGACGGATGCCCGACCCGCAGATGTGACGAGCGTTCGATCGCCGGAGTGGTATCACACGGCGACGCGGTGGACCCAGGTGACGTTCACCGACGATGACCCGGGGACCTTCGACCTCGATTTCTGGGTGGACCTGATGAAGCGCACCAGGTCCAATGCGCTGTGTGTGAGTGCCGGCGGATACATGGCGTTCTACCCCACGCAGCTGCCGTACCACCGCCGCAGTGCCAACCTTGGCGACGGCGACGCGTTCGGTGATCTCGTCGCCGAAGCGCGCGCACTGGGTATGCACGTGATGGCGCGGGTGGACCCGCATGCGATTCGTGCCGACGCCGCACAGGCTCATCCCGAGTGGCTCGCGCGAGACGAGGACGGCAATGCGATCGAGCACAGCTCGATGCCCGGGGTGTACTGGACTGACCCGTTCAGCACGTATCTGACCGAGCACATCACCGAGATCGCTCAGGAGATCACGCGCGAGTACGACGTCGACGCACTCTTCGCCAATCGCTGGGAGACCGTCAAGGGCGTCTCCTACTCGGAGCCGGTCGCACGGCGGTTCCACGCCGATACCGGTTATCACCTCCCGCGGGCGAGCGATCTCGAGGATCCGGCGTGGCCCGCCTACAGCGCCTGGCGCAGTCATCGGTTCAGCGAGCTGGTCGGCCGGTGGGACGATGCGGTCCGGTCGGTCAAGCCGCACGTGCGCTTCATGCCGAACCGCTCGGCGTCGCTCACCCGGGACCTGGTGCGCGAGCTGATCGAAGACCGCTACCCGATGTTCGTCATCGACAAGCAGGGCCGCTGGGATGATGAGCCCGCGTGGATCCCGGGCCAGATCGGCAAGCGCGCCCGGGGGCTCTGGCCGGACCGTCCAGCTGCCCTGCTCGCCTCCGTGGGCACCGAAGATCACGTGCTGCGGTGGAAGGACTCGGTGACGAACCCGCACGAGCTCCGCAGCTTCGTGGTGGACGGCTTCGCCCAGGGTGCGCGGCCGTGGTTCTCCAAGTTCAAAGCGGACCTGTTCGACCACCGCTGGGTGGAGCCGATCGTTGAGGCCTTCGACTGGCACGCACGCACCGAGCACCTGCTGGAGGGCCTGACGGTCACTGCCGACGTCGCACTGTTGGACTGCCGCGCCCCGCTCGGCCCCACGCCGTGGCAGCTGTCCGACCGACACCCGCGGGCGCATGAGGACGGCGTCTACCAGGCGCTGATCGAGGCCAGGATCCCGTTCGAGTACATCGCGGACGAGACGCTCACGGCTGAGCGCCTCGAGGGAATCAGAGTGCTCGTCCTGCACTCCGGATCCGACCTGGACCCGGAGCATGTGCAGATCCTGGAGGACTATGTCGCCCGGGGAGGCAGCATCGTCGCCGCCTACGATGCCTCGCTCACCGGCCAGAGCGATCGCCGGCTCGCCCTGGGCGAGACGCTGGGCGTTCGCCTGGTCGAGGACGTGCGCGGCCCGGTCAAGAACAACTACATCACCCTCACTCCGGGCCATCCGGTCTCGGCCGGCTACGACGGTGCTACCCGCATCGTCGGTGGTACCCGGGTGCTCGGGGTCGAAGCGGTCGACGATACCGAGGTGGCCTTTCGCTTCATCCCGGACTATCCCGACCTGCCGATGGAAGAGGTCTATCCCCGCAGCTTCGATGGCCCGCCAGCTGTGGTCACGCGAGAGCACGAGACTGGGGCGCGGACCGTCTACATTGCCTTCAACATCGGCGAGGTCTACTGGCAGGCACTGCAGTCCGACCATGGCCGGCTGATCGCGAACGCGGTGCGGTGGGCACTCGGAGGTACTTCGCCGCGGGTCGAGGTCAACGGCTGCGGGCTGATCGACATCGCGGTGCGCGAGGGCCAGGACCAGCTCGCAGTATCGCTGGTCAACCTCAATCACCCGATGGCGATGCGCGGGCAGCGGCACGAGACCGTGGCGTTGGTCGACCAGACGATCGTGGTCCGGTTGCCCGCGGGCGTCTCCTCGGTCACGGCACGCCTCGTGCTCGCCGATCAGGAGATCGAGGCCACGGTCACCGGCGGGCTCGCGACGATGCGCCTAGAGCGCCTCGACCTGTTCGAGACCGTCCACCTGGTGTGGTGAGGATGGCCGCGCAGACCGGCCCCTGGTGGCGTGCGCCGTTCCGCGGGTTCCAGACCAATC is a genomic window of Ruania zhangjianzhongii containing:
- a CDS encoding LacI family DNA-binding transcriptional regulator, encoding MVAKEFRESRDALAEGSVDRRRPTLGDVAQRADVSAPTVSKVLNGHTDVSAATRKRVQQVIDELGYVRRQARGAPGTSGVEVMVDRIVTPYAAEILGGVTYAAENVEADVIVGRFHRSGPDQTPLPPQAWARRLASRGRSGAIVLTAHLSPSYVRELHQEHLPVVVVDPLDLTNPEVPSVGSTNWAGAFAAAEHLLGLGHRRIGAIGGRQDSIAANARISGYRAALGAAGIAAADEQVEFAGFDFDSGQDVARGWLERQERPTAIVAASDTQALGVLSAAAQQGLRVPEDLSVVGYDDTHVARWSVPALTTVRQPLHEMGRVALQMVLDLAQGLPISARHIELATELIVRDSTTAAQSQE
- a CDS encoding glycoside hydrolase family 3 N-terminal domain-containing protein; the encoded protein is MNARHPAPETTPIWADAGRSVHDRVEGLLAELTVAEKLAQLGSYWDDRRSTGEIIAPLQDVFQQGRPSFDEAVQDGIGHLTRVFGTRPTTAAGGVRALNAAQHTVRSRSRWGIPAIAHEECLTGFTTLGATVYPSPLAWGATFDPEVIELVGAAIGADMRSVGVHQGLAPVLDVARDYRWGRLEETIGEDPYLVGMIGTAYVRGMESAGVVATLKHFAGYAGSRGGRNHAPVAIGPRELADVVLPPFEMAIRLGGARSVMNSYSEIDGMPVAADAELLTRVLREEWGFEGTVVSDYWSVPFLKSKHGVAATVAEAGVVALRAGLDVELPDTSGFGLLGPLVEDGRLDEALVDRAVRRVLRQKVELGLLDPQQEAPGTADVDLDSDTNRSLARQVAEESIVLLENRQDLLPLADQPRRIAVIGPCADDPRAFLGCYSYPIHVLARHPEYGLGLEVDSLPEALASELPAAEIVTAPGCPLAEPDRTGIADAVSLASSADVVIAVVGDRAGMFGRGTSGEGSDAVDLNLPGVQGELLDALLDAGTPVVILSLSGRPYALGRYRDRAGALVQAFMPGVEAAGALARMLSGRIDAGGRLPVEIPASTGGAPHTYLGPALQHDGDRISNVRVAPAFPFGHGLSYGSTHWEPLVVEDREIPMDGTVRASVTVRNTGDRLACDVVQLYAHDPVASVTRPVRELVGFQRLRLDPGASKTVTFAVHTDRLSFTRGRAERVVEPGAVEFFAARSSLEVVSSEVVELVGPTRCVAPGQRVLTTEVEIV
- a CDS encoding sugar phosphate isomerase/epimerase family protein, translated to MSEQFTARSWPIAASTLPFAGVTRAGRLQHEADAGEWAAVFDEVAAAGFDHVDLTDSWLRVGDVAAERYGELAAAAAEAGVAFGSVSVIRQSVIHAERGAENLAYSHRTIEAAAALGIETVSVGLHQELSPAQREALWFWTQPGHQDRPEDWDLAVARLRELGDHAAQVGVLLSLEMYEDTFLGTGESAVRLVEDIGSEVVGLNPDIGNLVRLHRPVETWRSLLEATLPYTNYWHVKNYSRTEDPDRGLYVALPATMESGLIDYRTGLKLAVEYGFQGVICTEHYGGDGLSVSAANRDYLRRHALPKRGDYELGRSRVRQINRSGAAS
- a CDS encoding dihydroxyacetone kinase family protein; this translates as MTRLHNDPDEFVAQALEGFLAVHSGAVRGVDGGVVRAQEMSEGQVAVVIGGGSGHYPAFAGVVGPGLAAGAVCGNIFTSPSAGQAYRVATAAEAGGGVLFSYGNYAGDVIHFGKAEQQLRAEGIDTRTVLVTDDIASAPAQNHLERRGIAGDLVVFKIAGAAAERGDGLDEVERLARLANERTRSLGVAFAGCTFPGADEPLFTVPEGMISIGLGIHGEPGIRDVPAMGADELAATLTAELLADVPADRGDRAVVLVNGLGTVKYEELFVLYRGVARELERAGVSIVEPECGELVTSLDMAGVSVTLLWLTEELEELWSAPAHTPAFRKGTLTGTGTGTGTGVGMGTGTGVGMGTGAGRGRAQHHRARASAAPRPVAVPAASARSLEQARAAITWLSTAQTTLHEHAEELGRLDAVAGDGDHGVGMTRGIDAALAAASVAAGDGLRALLAAAGEAWSETAGGTSGALWGAALQALGPVLDDVDLVSQPRTWGTAARAALETIQQLGKAQPGDKTMVDALDPFVRTLEERLGAGEAPVTALSAAADAATSAAEQTARLRPALGRARPLAQKSLGHPDPGATSLALVTSAVASSLAGPQQRRPDLT
- a CDS encoding 3-hydroxyacyl-CoA dehydrogenase family protein, giving the protein MTTPTIAIVGSGYMGGGIAQIFALAGHQVRIADVDAATAQSNYQRILTESREFVDGGLLAPGATETIQTNLSAANTIEEAVEGADFVEEAVPEIIEIKHTILGRISAANSSATIGSNTSTISIEALAGGVNGPERFLGVHFSNPAPFIPGVEVIPHPGTDQARIPGVEHLLLGIDKIPARVKDSTGFVLNRLQYALFHEATQLVEEGVATTEDVDAIVRTTFGFRLPFFGPFAIADMAGLDVYDFCYRSLQTRFPERFATPESLTELTEAGKLGTKTGGGYRDVDPDRIADLVAYRNRAYARMKEVLAELGPSPFE
- a CDS encoding alpha-amylase family protein, translated to MTFTDDDPGTFDLDFWVDLMKRTRSNALCVSAGGYMAFYPTQLPYHRRSANLGDGDAFGDLVAEARALGMHVMARVDPHAIRADAAQAHPEWLARDEDGNAIEHSSMPGVYWTDPFSTYLTEHITEIAQEITREYDVDALFANRWETVKGVSYSEPVARRFHADTGYHLPRASDLEDPAWPAYSAWRSHRFSELVGRWDDAVRSVKPHVRFMPNRSASLTRDLVRELIEDRYPMFVIDKQGRWDDEPAWIPGQIGKRARGLWPDRPAALLASVGTEDHVLRWKDSVTNPHELRSFVVDGFAQGARPWFSKFKADLFDHRWVEPIVEAFDWHARTEHLLEGLTVTADVALLDCRAPLGPTPWQLSDRHPRAHEDGVYQALIEARIPFEYIADETLTAERLEGIRVLVLHSGSDLDPEHVQILEDYVARGGSIVAAYDASLTGQSDRRLALGETLGVRLVEDVRGPVKNNYITLTPGHPVSAGYDGATRIVGGTRVLGVEAVDDTEVAFRFIPDYPDLPMEEVYPRSFDGPPAVVTREHETGARTVYIAFNIGEVYWQALQSDHGRLIANAVRWALGGTSPRVEVNGCGLIDIAVREGQDQLAVSLVNLNHPMAMRGQRHETVALVDQTIVVRLPAGVSSVTARLVLADQEIEATVTGGLATMRLERLDLFETVHLVW